The sequence below is a genomic window from Uranotaenia lowii strain MFRU-FL chromosome 2, ASM2978415v1, whole genome shotgun sequence.
CCCTGGTGCCCCACAGGTTCCGTTAGCGACTGAGATTCCCTCCAGCCATACATCGTCACGGTGCCTTAGGATTGGGGCACCTCCTCACTTGGCTATTGTCGGGTTGACAACATTGCCCGGGCTTCGCCGCCAGCTGCGTATACACTTTTAGCTGGCTGTCATTTGTGATCATATGACTCGTGGAGGCGTGAGGTAGGAGCGAGTGAGGACCAGAATTGTGTTTGTCATTCCTTCCAGATTGTCGACTCACCATGAGTAGTAGCTGATGTTGGTAGGGAGGTAGCAGCGTTAGTAGTTGCAGCGACACCAGCCGCTATCGACGACGACGTCAGTGCTAGCGCTTGTGGCTGCGCTGAATGTGATGAGGAATTTGAGTGATGGTCGTGATTATCTATTAGATTACTGGTATCAACACTTCttcgtcgattttttttatgcctTCGTGATGTAATGGGACTAGTAGAGCCTTCTCGGGAACCATAAACGTCAGAATCTAACAATTCCGGTTTCAAAGGCCTTTTTTCCTATGGTCAAACCTGAAGCCTTGTTTCCAGGTACGGGTGGCGGTAGCGTTTTTGTAGCTGAGGCTTCACTTTGTATTTGCTGCGATGGAGCGGAGGCGGCCGATCCTCGATTATCGGATAGGCCTTTTATCTGCAGGGATTCAGTAGCTTTCAGCAAAGCAGTCAACTGATCCTGTGAAACGTTCACCTCGCCACGGTTCATGTAATCCGGTATTCCGTGAACAGGGAAGCAAATTAAGCAGatctgataatgataactggtttatcacttGTTTAACACTTGCCGATAAATATGAGAACGCGATGACTTCTCATCCCTTTACAATACCGATCAAGGTAACTCATCCAAAAATACTTTCTCTCGGTCAGTTCTAATTCTGAGAATATTCTCCAACAAAACTGGATGCGATCGAACGAACAAACGCTCCGGATGTGCTTTTACTagcaaaattgaagttgataTAAGCGCTTGTATAATGTTCTTGAGGATGCAAATCTCTCTCACGGGTGTTTTGATCGGCAAATTCTATCGGAGGATAACGAATTTTGGATTTCCTGTCCGTGAAACAGCTTAACGAGTATAACTCGAATTTTGCTATCGGAAGCTGTGATGTTGAAggggtttcatgtgatttttagtcacttacattttaaaattaaacagatGCCGGCACTTCGATTTAAGAAATTGCGTCAGGCagccaaaataaattttatgttgttGAGCCCTTCCACCCAATATCCAGAATCTATAGGGAAAAAAGACCGCATCAAAAACCGTattacctacctaagggtccagcgccgattgaccggcgcatagggctgagataaaagatctccactgctggcgaaaACCGTATTGAAAAGATCTAAAtggatttactttttttcgttcGTCAAGATTTGGTAAAAAGCCAcacaaaattttgtataaggagaaaaaaagaaatagatcGTTGTAATTTTACGCTCATCTTACGGAAAAATCCCATAAACTTAAACGCTTTCTGTTTGATGAGACGCTAATGCTTGTTTATGAGAACCTGACAATTTCACTGAttgcttctcattttctcagGTACACTAACGCCCGCCAAAAGGAAGGATCCAAAATCAACGTTTTCTACTCGACTCCGACCTGCTATCTGAAGGCCGTTCACGACGCGCAGCTGACGTGGCCGGCAAAGACCGACGACTTCTTTCCGTACGCCACGGACTGGCACGCGTACTGGACCGGATACTTCACTTCGCGGCCCAACTCCAAGCGCTTCGAACGAATGGGCAATCACTTTTTGCAGGTTTGCAAACAACTGTCAGCGATCAGTGTTCTGCGAGGGGAAAGTTACAACGAACATCGTTTGACGAAGCTGCGAGAGGCTATTGGGGTGATGCAACACCACGACGCAATTACCGGAACCGAGAAACAGCACGTTTCTGACGATTATCATAGAATGCTGACGGCGGCTTTCGCAGGTTGTGAAGCCAATGCGAATGATGTGCTGGGCTCGCTTACGAGGAAACTCGATACGGTTACACCGTTGACGTTCGAATCATGTTTGCAGTTGAACATAAGCCAGTGTTATGCAACAGAGAAAAACGAAGCGTTCGTAGTTACTTTGTACAATTCTCTGGGCCATTCAACTTCGGAGTACGTTCGTGTACCAGTCAATGGAAACAACTACGCCGTAAGAGATGATCAGGGAGCGAAGCTACCCATCGATATAGTACCTGTTCCTAAGGCGGTATTTGATTTGGAATATCGACAGGCTATTGCTGCTAGTGAATTGGTATTCTTTGCGCAACAAATTCCCCCGATGGGTTACAAATCGTTTTATGTATCAGAAGTTTACGAATCTGAATCAAGCAATGATGTAGAACAGTTGACTCGTCCACACATTACTACAATCGGCAATGAAAACCTTCGTTTGAACTTCGATGAAAACGGATTCCTGGCTTCGATTTTGGTTGGTGGAGAAGTTCATAATGTTAAACAAGACTTCCTGTACTACGAAGGGGCCTACGGTAACAATGCAGTATTCGAAAATCGATCCTCAGGAGCGTACATTTTCAGACCAAACGGCACAGAGAAACATGTCGCAGAGAAAGTTCAAATCAGTGTAATTTACGGGAATCAGGTCCAGGAAGTTCATCAGGTGTTCAACGATTGGATCAGCCAGGTTATTCGTGTTTACGAAGGTGATTCCCATGTAGAATTTGAATGGTTGGTAGGACCAATTCCGATAGACGATGATAAGGGCAAAGAAATCATCAGTCGTTTTTACACGGACATTGCCTCTCAAGGAACCTTTTACACGGATTCAAACGGAAGAGAAATGTTGAAACGTGTTCGTGACTACCGCGAAACTTGGGATCTCGAACTTCTTGAACCGGTAGCCGGAAACTATTATCCGATAACGGCTAAAATCGCAATGGAAGACGAAAAAAGTCGAATTGCAGTTCTGAACGATCGCGCTCAGGGTGGAACCAGTTTGGAGGACGGCGTCTTGGAGTTGATGGTTCATCGGAGACTACTCAGAGATGATGCTTTCGGGGTTGGGGAAGCACTGAACGAAACTGCCTATGGAAAAGGTGTGGTGGCTCGAGGAAAACACTACCTCATGATTGGATCCAAGAAGACGCAAACTGAGGACAAGGAACGCTTTTTGCAGAATCAGATTCTAACGCCTGCCTGGACGTTCTTCAGCGATGCAACTAAGATCTCCTATGAGCAATGGCAATCCAATTATGAACCTTTCGTAagtactcaattttt
It includes:
- the LOC129744442 gene encoding lysosomal alpha-mannosidase-like; translated protein: MWNSMTPFAIILVSFALLGTISARPGKHHGSGFLMDSSIHHWNHFQVREQHKCGYESCPAPQQDMLNVHLVPHSHDDVGWLKTVDQYYYGSKINHQRAGVQYILDSVVQELLKDPSRRFIQVETAFFFMWWDEQTEEVKDQVRMLVQEGRFEFVGGAWSMNDEAAVHYQSVIDQFTWGLRLLNDTFGECGRPRAGWQIDPFGHSREQASIFAQMGYDGTFFARLDWRDKTKRLEEKKAEMIWKSSVNLDDSELFTSVLYNHYSAPPGFCFDVLCNDDAFVDGQYSAENNVKEKIDQFVNFVTNMSQRYRSNNLIITMGDDFNYMDAIMNYKNMDKLIKYTNARQKEGSKINVFYSTPTCYLKAVHDAQLTWPAKTDDFFPYATDWHAYWTGYFTSRPNSKRFERMGNHFLQVCKQLSAISVLRGESYNEHRLTKLREAIGVMQHHDAITGTEKQHVSDDYHRMLTAAFAGCEANANDVLGSLTRKLDTVTPLTFESCLQLNISQCYATEKNEAFVVTLYNSLGHSTSEYVRVPVNGNNYAVRDDQGAKLPIDIVPVPKAVFDLEYRQAIAASELVFFAQQIPPMGYKSFYVSEVYESESSNDVEQLTRPHITTIGNENLRLNFDENGFLASILVGGEVHNVKQDFLYYEGAYGNNAVFENRSSGAYIFRPNGTEKHVAEKVQISVIYGNQVQEVHQVFNDWISQVIRVYEGDSHVEFEWLVGPIPIDDDKGKEIISRFYTDIASQGTFYTDSNGREMLKRVRDYRETWDLELLEPVAGNYYPITAKIAMEDEKSRIAVLNDRAQGGTSLEDGVLELMVHRRLLRDDAFGVGEALNETAYGKGVVARGKHYLMIGSKKTQTEDKERFLQNQILTPAWTFFSDATKISYEQWQSNYEPFMSIFKESLPLSVNLLTFEPWKAPNTFLIRLEHLLEKGESTLYSTPITVDLEAVFSSNVHITNLRETTLAGNQWKEDNTRLQFFYDPEPIQHTEHVQRPSKIEEGFQVTLNPMEIRTFIIEIHQH